From a single Sulfolobus sp. E5-1-F genomic region:
- a CDS encoding NAD-dependent epimerase/dehydratase family protein, with protein MLFCKSVNMKILTFGGTGFVGSNFVRYAISKGHEVLVYARSMNDYAKSLQNVGANIIFSYENYLKDVDCLVYLIGAMWTKDPKEFEYLQVQFPTEIGRKFFQVNSGKFVYISSIGVSENIESKERPIAEESPHGEGLKPNTLHGITKLEGEKSVSKFPNYVILRFPIVYGPYSRILMWRIFMWLASHGIGIKNDNMFSVVSTTNTSKAIELACKYKRNNYFYITDKEPATLTSLFSDLAKAIQKEIRVWFPFSVKFIEPFKSSHEILKMAYDVLSRELVYSYKKAERELDYIPEDVRVETFKEMAKYYKII; from the coding sequence ATACTTTTTTGCAAAAGTGTTAATATGAAAATCTTAACATTCGGTGGTACAGGTTTCGTTGGTAGCAATTTCGTAAGATACGCAATAAGTAAGGGCCACGAGGTCCTAGTTTACGCTAGGAGCATGAACGATTACGCAAAATCCTTACAAAACGTTGGTGCGAATATAATTTTCTCATATGAAAACTATTTGAAAGACGTTGATTGTTTGGTTTACCTTATAGGCGCAATGTGGACTAAAGATCCTAAAGAATTTGAATACTTACAGGTACAATTCCCTACTGAAATAGGTAGGAAGTTCTTTCAAGTTAACTCTGGTAAGTTCGTATATATAAGCAGTATAGGAGTATCTGAGAATATTGAAAGCAAGGAGAGACCTATAGCTGAGGAGAGCCCCCATGGAGAAGGTTTAAAACCAAATACGCTTCACGGAATTACGAAGCTTGAAGGGGAAAAGAGTGTATCGAAATTCCCCAATTATGTAATACTTCGATTTCCAATAGTTTATGGTCCCTATAGTAGAATCCTTATGTGGAGAATTTTCATGTGGTTAGCTTCTCATGGTATTGGTATAAAAAATGATAATATGTTTAGCGTGGTCTCAACTACAAATACGTCTAAGGCGATAGAATTGGCTTGCAAATATAAGAGGAATAACTATTTTTACATCACTGATAAGGAACCCGCTACATTAACCAGCCTTTTCTCTGATTTGGCAAAAGCCATACAAAAAGAAATAAGGGTATGGTTCCCGTTTAGTGTAAAGTTTATAGAACCTTTCAAATCTTCGCACGAGATATTAAAAATGGCGTATGATGTTCTTTCAAGGGAATTAGTGTATTCCTATAAGAAGGCTGAAAGGGAATTGGATTACATTCCAGAGGATGTAAGAGTTGAAACGTTTAAGGAAATGGCAAAATACTATAAGATTATATGA
- a CDS encoding alpha/beta hydrolase, with product MNLTIIEFESNVLRDNPLKDPHKRRVGLIYPEKYEERPILIYLSGYLSSSLTQINYNPLGEDMKSRIERLVNEGKMKGSVIVLPDMFTKVGGNQYINSSAVGMYEDFLIKELLPFLMDKFKSDKIGIFGHSSGGYGAIVLGMKYPNIIKAIADHAGDAYFEYVYLPTFPKAIEQLRRFRTPEEWLENYWKKENKQHKEDLNTLNVIGMSAFYSPKDEKIELPFDLETGEILEDVWRKWLEKDPVRMVDKYVDNLKVLKFIYMDVGKRDEFNIQYGSRTLHKKLQKYGIDHYYEEFNDGHLHTSYRYDISLSLLEKALMSE from the coding sequence ATGAACTTAACTATTATTGAATTTGAAAGTAATGTTTTGAGAGATAATCCTTTAAAGGACCCGCATAAGAGAAGAGTAGGGCTGATCTACCCTGAGAAATACGAGGAGAGGCCAATATTAATCTACCTTAGTGGTTATCTCTCTTCTTCATTAACCCAAATTAATTACAACCCATTGGGAGAGGACATGAAAAGTAGGATTGAGAGATTAGTTAATGAGGGGAAGATGAAAGGTTCAGTAATAGTCCTTCCAGATATGTTCACTAAGGTTGGTGGAAATCAGTACATAAATTCTTCAGCAGTGGGAATGTATGAGGACTTTCTCATAAAGGAACTACTACCATTCTTAATGGACAAGTTCAAGAGTGATAAGATAGGAATATTTGGACATTCGTCTGGAGGATATGGTGCAATCGTATTAGGAATGAAATACCCTAATATTATTAAAGCAATAGCTGACCACGCTGGTGATGCCTATTTCGAATACGTATACTTACCGACATTTCCTAAAGCAATTGAGCAGTTAAGAAGATTCAGGACCCCGGAGGAATGGTTAGAAAATTATTGGAAGAAAGAGAATAAGCAACATAAGGAAGATTTGAATACGTTGAACGTCATTGGTATGTCAGCATTTTATTCTCCTAAGGATGAAAAAATAGAGTTACCCTTCGATCTAGAGACTGGGGAAATATTGGAAGATGTTTGGAGGAAATGGTTAGAAAAAGACCCAGTCAGAATGGTCGATAAGTACGTTGATAATTTGAAAGTGCTTAAGTTTATATATATGGATGTGGGCAAAAGGGACGAGTTCAACATACAGTATGGGAGTAGGACTTTACATAAGAAGTTGCAAAAATATGGAATTGATCACTATTACGAGGAGTTTAATGACGGACACCTTCACACGTCTTATAGATATGATATATCGTTGAGCCTTCTTGAAAAAGCACTAATGTCCGAATAA
- a CDS encoding stage II sporulation protein M, with protein sequence MRVLTKIILIVFVLEVILFLIASGIPQNNPSLVSAFNSTENQVLNQSYFGKVIMIFGNNVRVALLDFIPAVGMIILAISIYSTGAVLSAFSSSLNVPGILSALGLMTLPHSWLELPSYAIAASSGLYIIIRPREWVRGLLTLIIVPIELFLAALVESGEFYVSNPYILWLYSIPAFVFLYFLYEFLQKRADNYIQIKTPVTQQQNIVQPQQPSYADYMARYNQSWNTASYYETQGNLAEAMRYYWEAIFYLITAVGNKLGMPTLTKEDQDNVVRAVAYKVGNPQLYDIYNEAFKIRIENRLSDFQIFKDYLSQLARYLNSI encoded by the coding sequence ATGAGAGTTTTAACAAAGATTATCTTGATAGTTTTCGTACTTGAGGTAATATTATTCTTGATAGCCTCTGGCATACCTCAGAATAATCCCTCATTAGTATCAGCGTTTAACAGCACAGAAAATCAAGTATTAAACCAATCTTATTTCGGTAAAGTAATAATGATCTTTGGTAACAACGTGAGAGTTGCATTACTGGATTTCATACCCGCTGTTGGAATGATCATATTGGCAATAAGTATATACTCAACTGGTGCAGTTTTAAGTGCATTCTCATCTAGTCTCAATGTCCCTGGAATTTTGTCCGCCTTAGGCTTAATGACATTACCGCATTCGTGGCTTGAATTGCCATCCTATGCCATAGCTGCCTCCAGTGGATTATACATTATAATTAGACCAAGGGAGTGGGTAAGAGGATTACTAACCCTCATAATTGTCCCGATAGAGTTGTTTTTGGCTGCGTTGGTTGAATCAGGTGAGTTTTACGTAAGCAATCCGTATATATTATGGCTTTACTCGATACCAGCCTTTGTATTCTTGTACTTCCTTTACGAATTCTTACAGAAGAGAGCTGACAATTACATTCAAATAAAGACGCCAGTAACTCAACAACAGAATATAGTTCAACCTCAACAGCCATCATATGCCGATTATATGGCTAGATACAATCAGAGTTGGAATACTGCAAGCTATTACGAAACTCAAGGTAACTTAGCTGAGGCTATGAGGTATTATTGGGAGGCCATTTTCTACTTAATTACTGCAGTAGGGAACAAATTGGGAATGCCTACTTTAACCAAAGAAGATCAAGATAATGTAGTGCGAGCTGTTGCGTATAAGGTTGGAAATCCACAACTATATGATATCTATAACGAAGCATTCAAAATTAGGATTGAAAATAGGCTAAGTGACTTCCAAATATTTAAGGACTATTTATCTCAGTTGGCTAGGTATTTAAATTCTATCTAA
- a CDS encoding phosphomevalonate kinase, with protein MIRVSAPGKILWIGSYSVVFGGISHVIAVNKRVNCSLREIQERSLIFHTNYGDFKNSGNELINSVLDTFRERLAQFPQGYEIDLYNDKEFILDGKKTGLGSSSAATVALTACLYYAINGKLDLLEIHKLAQIANYKRQKGIGSGFDIASAVFGSIVYKRFTDIEKMDFYYEKLNLGNYDMILGFTGKSAETVGLVRKFVEKSNSDDFREIMRLIDEENNMAIRLIKLNKLDEAIEHVRLGRKYLNYIAERIVGVKLVSKEEEELIKIAEEEGALIALSPGAGGGDSIFALGNDLNKVREAWRRRGITIIDVKEDDGLKLNSN; from the coding sequence ATGATAAGGGTTAGTGCTCCGGGAAAAATACTTTGGATAGGAAGTTATAGCGTTGTATTTGGAGGTATATCACACGTAATTGCAGTTAATAAGAGAGTGAACTGTAGTTTGAGGGAAATTCAAGAGAGGAGTTTGATTTTCCACACTAATTATGGCGATTTTAAAAATTCCGGCAACGAGTTGATTAATTCTGTTCTAGACACTTTTAGGGAAAGACTCGCCCAATTCCCTCAAGGTTATGAAATAGACCTTTATAACGACAAGGAATTCATATTGGATGGTAAAAAAACGGGATTAGGTAGTTCTTCTGCAGCAACAGTTGCTCTTACTGCTTGTCTATATTACGCTATCAATGGTAAACTGGATTTACTCGAAATACATAAATTGGCGCAAATTGCTAATTATAAGAGACAAAAGGGAATAGGTAGTGGGTTTGATATAGCTTCAGCAGTGTTTGGCAGTATAGTTTACAAGAGATTTACTGATATAGAGAAAATGGACTTCTATTACGAGAAGTTAAATTTGGGTAATTATGATATGATACTTGGATTTACGGGAAAGAGTGCTGAAACTGTGGGTTTGGTTAGAAAATTTGTAGAAAAGAGTAATTCAGATGATTTTAGAGAAATTATGAGGCTTATAGATGAAGAGAATAATATGGCGATTAGGCTCATAAAATTAAATAAACTCGATGAAGCGATAGAACATGTAAGATTAGGAAGGAAATATCTAAATTATATAGCTGAACGCATTGTTGGTGTTAAACTAGTAAGCAAAGAGGAGGAGGAGTTAATAAAGATAGCAGAGGAGGAAGGTGCTTTAATAGCTTTGTCACCTGGAGCAGGAGGAGGAGATTCAATTTTCGCTTTAGGTAATGATTTAAATAAGGTGAGAGAGGCGTGGAGAAGAAGAGGTATAACCATAATTGATGTAAAAGAAGATGATGGATTAAAGCTAAATTCTAATTAA
- a CDS encoding S-methyl-5-thioribose-1-phosphate isomerase: MKLTVKEVKELFKPKLLPIIWKDENNTLTILDQSLLPFQKVYVGLKDVNSTALAIKNMQVRGAPAIGITAGYGMVLALTSNKSINTLDNAIKELTRTKTILDSARPTAVNLVWATSRMLTLAKNAVENGNAKTVNELIDLMKVEAKKIFDEEYDAEIQMGLYGLEKLNDGDTVLTQCNAGGLATGTGLGTALAPVKLAKALGMNVSVIAPETRPWLQGSRLTVYELMEEGIKVTLITDTAVGLVMYRGMVSSVMVGADRILRDGHVFNKIGTFKEAVIAHELGIPFYALAPTSTFDLKSSVDEIKIEERDPNEVRTIRGIPIAPENVNVYNPVFDVTPPKYITGIITEKGIIYPPFHENIKRIVER; encoded by the coding sequence ATGAAGCTTACAGTAAAGGAAGTTAAAGAGCTTTTTAAACCAAAGTTATTGCCAATAATTTGGAAAGACGAAAATAATACTTTAACAATCCTGGATCAATCATTATTACCATTTCAGAAGGTTTATGTGGGTTTAAAGGATGTTAATAGTACAGCATTAGCAATAAAGAACATGCAAGTTCGAGGTGCTCCCGCAATAGGAATTACTGCTGGATATGGCATGGTGTTAGCGTTAACTAGCAATAAGAGTATAAATACGCTAGATAACGCTATCAAGGAATTAACTAGGACTAAGACTATATTAGACTCAGCTAGACCTACAGCTGTTAATTTGGTTTGGGCAACTTCAAGGATGTTAACTTTAGCTAAAAACGCTGTGGAGAATGGTAATGCTAAGACTGTAAATGAGCTAATAGACCTAATGAAAGTTGAAGCTAAGAAAATTTTCGATGAGGAGTATGATGCTGAAATACAAATGGGACTTTACGGTTTAGAGAAATTAAACGACGGTGATACAGTACTAACTCAGTGTAATGCTGGTGGTTTGGCTACCGGTACTGGGTTAGGGACTGCATTAGCTCCAGTGAAACTTGCTAAAGCCTTAGGGATGAACGTTTCAGTTATCGCTCCAGAGACAAGGCCTTGGTTACAAGGTAGTAGACTGACTGTCTACGAATTAATGGAGGAGGGAATAAAGGTTACGTTAATTACAGACACTGCAGTTGGTTTAGTAATGTATCGAGGAATGGTGAGTAGCGTAATGGTTGGAGCTGACAGGATATTGAGAGATGGACACGTATTTAATAAGATAGGAACGTTTAAGGAAGCGGTTATAGCACATGAATTGGGTATACCATTTTACGCACTAGCCCCAACCTCCACTTTCGATCTAAAGAGTAGCGTCGACGAAATTAAGATTGAAGAGAGGGATCCTAATGAGGTGAGAACAATTAGGGGAATACCAATAGCTCCAGAGAACGTAAATGTGTATAATCCAGTATTTGATGTTACTCCGCCTAAATATATTACTGGTATAATAACTGAAAAGGGAATAATATATCCTCCATTTCACGAGAATATTAAAAGAATCGTGGAAAGGTAA
- a CDS encoding NifB/NifX family molybdenum-iron cluster-binding protein → MEIIKILMIVCTVVDDSNRLDLFSRGKFVILFDDKKKEILFKEENPALNSSVKRPLVARECVRLKAETVIAAHGSLCYPSHSILKKANVKMLVGNIGDSIYTNSFYPVTRWEVVYSSFLAIKERLFGH, encoded by the coding sequence ATAGAAATTATAAAAATTCTTATGATAGTATGCACTGTTGTAGATGATTCAAATAGATTAGACTTATTCTCTAGAGGAAAATTCGTTATATTATTTGACGATAAAAAGAAGGAGATTCTATTTAAAGAGGAAAATCCAGCTTTAAACTCTTCCGTGAAAAGACCATTAGTCGCTAGAGAGTGTGTAAGGTTGAAAGCGGAAACGGTAATTGCAGCACATGGATCTCTTTGCTATCCCTCTCATTCAATTTTAAAGAAAGCTAATGTTAAAATGCTAGTAGGAAATATTGGTGATAGTATATATACAAATAGTTTTTATCCAGTGACCAGGTGGGAAGTTGTCTATTCTAGTTTTTTGGCCATTAAAGAAAGATTATTCGGACATTAG
- a CDS encoding DUF1404 domain-containing protein — MSNNYFFITILILCIFLIVVSVNPFTEEVMFNNPIPYMLAHYSLFGAGILLSYYIIRRKIVNKSVAVTVGASIAFLWHYPYFFNLGAEILSVRLIEEVSLLIGGLMVGSSLRELSRNFKIFLLALWMIGDSILSLILMISPSLYTTLYTSQGLEYLGIIMFLMMNLIAVYLLLNYVNNLLRDEKDVINEDYQRNAYPKNEN, encoded by the coding sequence GTGAGTAATAATTATTTTTTTATAACAATTCTTATTTTATGTATCTTTCTTATTGTTGTTTCTGTTAATCCATTTACAGAGGAGGTTATGTTCAATAATCCAATACCTTATATGTTAGCTCATTATTCCCTTTTTGGAGCTGGTATTCTTCTTTCATATTATATCATTAGGAGAAAAATTGTGAATAAAAGTGTAGCCGTTACAGTTGGGGCTTCAATAGCTTTCCTTTGGCATTATCCATATTTCTTTAATTTAGGTGCTGAAATTTTGTCAGTTCGATTAATTGAGGAGGTTTCTTTATTAATAGGAGGCTTGATGGTAGGTTCTTCACTAAGGGAACTTAGTAGAAACTTTAAGATTTTTCTCTTAGCTTTATGGATGATAGGAGATAGTATACTTTCTTTAATATTAATGATAAGTCCATCACTCTATACTACTCTATATACTTCCCAGGGACTAGAATATTTAGGTATAATTATGTTCCTAATGATGAACCTAATTGCTGTCTATTTGTTGCTAAATTATGTAAATAATTTATTAAGAGATGAGAAGGACGTTATTAATGAAGACTATCAGAGAAATGCCTATCCCAAGAATGAGAACTAA
- a CDS encoding glycosyltransferase family 4 protein: MRVLAIGNVFNPSGVSVHIINVLKELVKLGDEVTLYVPSFLVRRNYEVVKDLENAHVNVHHSVYEIRETDEVGTLSYFIKSHTVYLRWNDLGEDKKYIDELKEIKPDVIYDMHEDSITLRLSYHIARKLDKPLVKLLHDEPFRNSFGRGYRRFLGFKGLVYDMMMWMFYKFDKRAYLRSINDGVLRGIAGVSKASFYLSGIEEIAHNVRLKVYEIGNAFNKDIIYKYRRPKGKEDYAVFFARLVPQKGIRELPKIADLLNSKIVVFGKIFNESDRAILMSHPKIEYRGYRPIEEVYSTVAKAKVLIYPSHQDGFSLVVLDTLALGTSIVAYDIPAIRFVFSGLKPVRTVREYDIKEMANVANNILSMKDEEYESEHEDENVKKFLELHSSWANVARETHDFLSGFL, translated from the coding sequence ATGAGAGTGTTAGCAATTGGTAACGTGTTTAACCCGTCAGGAGTATCGGTTCACATAATAAACGTCTTAAAAGAGCTGGTAAAGTTAGGAGATGAAGTAACGTTATATGTTCCATCATTTCTAGTTAGAAGAAATTATGAGGTAGTAAAGGATTTGGAGAATGCACACGTTAATGTTCACCATTCTGTGTATGAAATTAGAGAGACTGATGAAGTTGGTACATTATCCTATTTCATTAAATCCCATACCGTCTATTTAAGATGGAATGATTTGGGAGAGGATAAAAAATACATTGATGAACTAAAGGAGATTAAGCCCGACGTGATATACGATATGCATGAGGACTCAATTACCTTAAGATTATCTTATCATATTGCAAGAAAATTGGATAAGCCATTAGTTAAACTTCTACATGACGAACCGTTCAGAAATTCTTTCGGAAGGGGATATAGGAGATTTCTAGGATTTAAGGGCTTAGTCTATGACATGATGATGTGGATGTTCTATAAATTTGATAAGAGAGCATATTTACGTTCAATAAATGATGGCGTACTTAGGGGAATAGCTGGTGTATCAAAGGCATCATTTTATCTATCTGGGATTGAAGAGATTGCACATAATGTGAGATTAAAGGTTTATGAGATTGGCAACGCTTTCAATAAGGATATTATTTATAAGTATAGGAGGCCTAAAGGTAAAGAAGACTATGCGGTATTCTTTGCTAGATTAGTCCCACAGAAGGGTATTAGAGAGTTGCCCAAAATCGCCGATTTACTAAATAGCAAAATAGTTGTATTTGGAAAAATTTTCAACGAGAGCGATAGGGCGATTTTAATGTCACATCCTAAAATTGAATATAGAGGCTATAGGCCGATAGAAGAGGTGTATAGCACGGTAGCTAAGGCTAAAGTTTTAATATATCCTTCTCATCAAGATGGTTTTTCCCTAGTAGTTTTAGATACTTTAGCTTTAGGTACTTCAATAGTAGCATATGATATACCAGCAATTAGGTTTGTATTTTCCGGTTTAAAACCAGTTAGAACAGTAAGGGAGTATGATATAAAGGAAATGGCAAATGTAGCAAACAATATACTAAGTATGAAGGATGAGGAATACGAGAGTGAGCATGAAGATGAGAACGTGAAGAAGTTTTTAGAATTACACTCCTCATGGGCAAATGTAGCTAGGGAGACTCACGATTTTCTTTCTGGATTCTTATGA
- the mvaD gene encoding diphosphomevalonate decarboxylase produces MLKSVTVSAPSNIAIVKYWGKRGDERLNLPLNNSLSITLDDQLSVITKVTLSDKNIVIVNDKILPEDETKEYAGRVLEAFKKLIGKEFYVKVESRAKFPTNAGLASSAAGIAALTFALNELLELELELKELSKIARLGSGSACRSMFGGFVVWNKGEREDGEDSYCYQIFQHDHWSDLVDIIPILSEKEKRISSRKGMIRSAETSELMSCRLKFIEKTFNEVIEAIRNKDERKFYYLMMRHSNSMHAIILDSWPSFFYLNDTSMRIMEWIQDYGKAGYTFDAGPNPHIFTTERNVQDILGFLKSLEIKRIIISKVGDGPKVLSRE; encoded by the coding sequence GTGTTAAAGTCAGTAACAGTTTCAGCACCATCAAATATAGCTATAGTTAAGTATTGGGGAAAAAGAGGAGATGAAAGATTAAATTTACCGCTTAACAACTCGTTGTCAATTACCTTAGATGATCAGCTATCAGTAATCACTAAAGTTACTTTGAGCGATAAGAACATTGTAATAGTTAATGACAAGATCTTGCCAGAGGATGAAACGAAAGAATATGCAGGAAGAGTCTTAGAAGCCTTTAAGAAACTCATTGGTAAGGAGTTTTACGTTAAGGTTGAGTCAAGGGCAAAATTTCCCACTAACGCAGGACTAGCGTCATCTGCAGCAGGAATTGCAGCATTAACGTTTGCCTTGAACGAATTATTAGAATTAGAACTTGAACTCAAAGAACTTTCTAAAATAGCTAGACTGGGATCTGGAAGTGCATGTAGGAGTATGTTTGGAGGATTCGTTGTATGGAATAAGGGTGAAAGAGAGGATGGTGAGGATTCCTACTGCTATCAAATCTTCCAACATGATCATTGGAGCGATCTAGTTGATATAATTCCAATATTAAGTGAGAAAGAAAAGAGGATATCTTCTAGAAAGGGTATGATAAGATCAGCTGAGACTTCAGAATTAATGAGCTGTAGGCTCAAATTTATTGAGAAAACCTTTAATGAAGTCATTGAGGCTATAAGGAATAAGGATGAGAGGAAATTCTACTATCTTATGATGAGACACAGTAATAGTATGCATGCAATAATATTGGACAGTTGGCCATCCTTTTTCTACTTAAACGATACCTCAATGAGAATTATGGAATGGATACAAGATTACGGTAAGGCCGGTTATACATTCGATGCTGGACCAAATCCCCACATTTTTACTACTGAAAGAAACGTACAAGACATTTTGGGATTCTTAAAATCTTTAGAAATAAAGAGAATAATAATATCTAAAGTCGGAGATGGACCTAAAGTATTAAGTAGGGAATAA
- a CDS encoding winged helix-turn-helix domain-containing protein gives MRRSRDDIIGDILEAIDTNINRISSIMKYVNLSASLAKKYLSMLNEDGLIQEINGEYKLTEKGRKVLEQFRNMRKIELELATIIYEVRKELSVNEKKDQVSHS, from the coding sequence ATGAGAAGGTCTAGAGATGATATAATAGGGGATATATTAGAGGCGATTGATACTAACATTAATCGGATATCTAGTATTATGAAATATGTTAATCTTAGTGCCTCATTAGCGAAAAAATATCTATCGATGCTTAATGAGGACGGGCTAATTCAAGAGATTAATGGTGAATACAAGTTAACGGAAAAAGGAAGAAAGGTTCTTGAACAGTTTAGAAATATGAGGAAGATTGAATTAGAATTGGCTACTATAATTTATGAGGTAAGAAAAGAGCTATCAGTTAATGAGAAGAAAGATCAAGTAAGCCATAGTTAA